From Gemmatimonadaceae bacterium, a single genomic window includes:
- a CDS encoding FHA domain-containing protein, translated as MTLRLVSADGNLTFELRPGLSLVLGRALSCDLPVLDPTVSRRHAELVVEAASVTVRDLGSSNGTFYQGVRTTEARLTPGERVVFGKVSFDVRQHTELLIDDSSAEVRRRAARAGTTIIRQVPVPDADQALEQALLATGSQAAIEGSDPAVTQVQRDRQKLMLLVEVSKALTRSTTVEGLLDRMLQFTFRLLDVDYVAIWLYDGGGTLSPRTSRTRTGAPAERDVSLALVKTVVEQKVAIVSDADAGAAGGTETVRSIWCAPLIASEGRVLGVLYVDGPRPSVRVSDEDLDFLVAFAGIGAVALDNIRFGERIRLEARIRENFERFFTPHMAERIAAMPESLRLGGERRHVAVLFADIRGFTPLAARMEPDETAALLTEFFTEMVDCVFRHGGTLDKFIGDAVMAQWGAPISSPDDPDLALAAARDMLDAVDELNRGWRANDRPEISVGIGLNYGEAFAGYTGSERRLEYTVIGDTVNTARRVCDWADGGEILMSEPLRAALTREHAIQSRDPLTLRGKPKPVVVFRALR; from the coding sequence ATGACGCTTCGCCTGGTCAGTGCCGACGGCAACCTCACGTTCGAGCTCCGTCCGGGGCTCTCGCTCGTGCTGGGCCGCGCCCTGAGCTGTGACTTACCCGTCCTCGACCCCACGGTTTCGCGTCGGCATGCCGAACTCGTGGTCGAGGCCGCGTCGGTGACGGTCCGCGATCTCGGATCGAGCAACGGAACGTTCTACCAGGGCGTGCGCACGACCGAGGCGCGCCTAACGCCGGGCGAACGCGTCGTGTTCGGCAAGGTGTCGTTCGACGTGAGGCAGCATACCGAACTGCTGATCGACGACAGCTCTGCCGAGGTGCGCCGCCGCGCCGCCCGCGCCGGGACGACGATCATCCGGCAGGTGCCCGTACCCGACGCCGACCAGGCGCTGGAACAGGCGCTCCTGGCCACCGGCTCGCAGGCCGCCATCGAGGGGTCGGATCCCGCTGTCACGCAGGTCCAGCGCGACCGGCAGAAGCTCATGCTCCTCGTGGAGGTCTCGAAGGCGCTCACGCGATCCACCACCGTCGAGGGGCTCCTCGACCGCATGCTCCAGTTCACGTTTCGGCTGCTCGACGTCGATTACGTGGCGATCTGGCTCTACGACGGCGGCGGCACGCTCTCCCCGCGAACGTCGCGCACGCGGACCGGCGCCCCCGCCGAGCGCGATGTCAGCCTGGCGCTCGTGAAGACCGTGGTCGAGCAGAAGGTGGCGATCGTCTCCGACGCCGATGCCGGCGCGGCGGGCGGTACGGAGACGGTGCGAAGCATCTGGTGCGCCCCGCTCATCGCATCCGAAGGCCGCGTGCTCGGCGTGCTCTACGTCGACGGACCGCGCCCCAGCGTGCGCGTGTCCGACGAAGACCTCGACTTCCTCGTCGCCTTCGCCGGCATCGGCGCGGTCGCACTCGACAACATCCGCTTCGGCGAGCGCATACGGCTCGAGGCCCGCATCCGCGAGAACTTCGAGCGGTTCTTCACGCCGCACATGGCCGAGCGCATCGCGGCGATGCCGGAATCGCTTCGACTCGGCGGAGAGCGGCGTCACGTGGCCGTGCTGTTCGCCGACATTCGCGGGTTTACACCGCTTGCCGCACGCATGGAACCCGACGAAACGGCGGCCCTGCTGACGGAGTTCTTCACCGAGATGGTGGACTGTGTGTTCAGGCACGGCGGCACGCTCGACAAGTTCATCGGCGATGCCGTGATGGCGCAGTGGGGAGCACCGATCAGCAGCCCCGACGACCCCGACCTGGCCCTCGCCGCAGCGCGCGACATGCTCGACGCCGTCGACGAGCTGAATCGCGGCTGGCGGGCCAACGACCGACCGGAGATCTCCGTCGGCATCGGACTCAACTACGGCGAAGCGTTTGCCGGGTACACCGGCTCCGAACGCCGACTCGAGTACACGGTGATCGGCGACACCGTCAACACCGCGCGCCGTGTCTGCGACTGGGCAGACGGCGGAGAGATCCTGATGTCGGAACCGCTGCGCGCCGCACTCACGCGCGAACACGCGATCCAGTCGCGGGATCCGCTCACGCTGCGGGGCAAGCCGAAGCCCGTCGTCGTCTTCCGCGCTCTGCGATGA
- the tadA gene encoding Flp pilus assembly complex ATPase component TadA — protein MSKLIDALALEDIRANAESLWSEVVRRGLVTDDRILAALATRFRMPVAELATVTSDARDAVTETLARKYQIVPLTVADHTLDIATANPNDLDCERALGFATGKSIRMRLASPSAIAARIDELYQPETVFNRLIDAVGDTDLETIAEGEELADLDVGSETSSARPIIRLVDHIIAEGISQRASDIHLEMQEKGVQVTLRVDGVLRPTMLLPRAVGIPLVSRIKIMSGLDIADRLRPQDGRARVSVSGRRVDLRVSTLPASTGEKVVVRILDAGSTVLELGALGISQADLAQIQHLINLREGIILVTGPTGSGKTTTLYAALRTIQQRGVNIVTVEDPVEYKLNGIVQVQVNEKAGLTFAAALRSILRQDPDVVLVGEIRDRETAGIAIQASLTGHLVLSTLHTIDAATTVSRLLDIGIESYKLGAAIKGIVAQRLLRRLCPNCRKPHTEPLSARLRRHVPDGATLFKAAGCHECNNTGYRGRLALMEVLVADAEVERRISAGESAERIAAAAREGMAMRSLWQSGIDHVVEGNTDLDELLRVVEVPIESGPPRPTPHSVLSVPTPTPTGKAPLGSARNGRPTPAPGTLTAPVEAAFELIDDIPAAPRRSGQPTVLLVEDEQHLRHVLKEMLERDGFTVIEAADGIQALEEVDHASPDAVVLDLNLPRLDGFGVLARLRSRRPTAGLPVIVLTAATDEDNEVRVFDGGATDFLSKPFRPRALSARLRAHIKARRS, from the coding sequence TTGAGCAAGCTCATCGACGCCCTCGCTCTCGAGGACATCCGCGCCAACGCGGAGAGTCTCTGGAGCGAAGTCGTGCGACGCGGACTGGTCACGGACGACCGAATTCTCGCAGCGCTCGCGACGCGGTTCCGGATGCCTGTCGCCGAGCTCGCGACGGTGACCAGCGATGCGCGGGATGCCGTCACCGAAACGTTGGCGCGGAAGTACCAGATCGTGCCGCTGACCGTGGCGGACCACACGCTCGACATCGCGACGGCAAATCCCAACGACCTGGATTGCGAGCGCGCGCTCGGCTTTGCGACGGGCAAGTCGATCCGTATGCGCCTGGCGTCGCCCTCCGCGATCGCCGCGCGTATCGATGAGCTCTATCAGCCAGAGACCGTCTTCAACCGACTGATCGACGCCGTCGGAGACACGGACCTCGAGACCATCGCCGAGGGCGAGGAACTGGCCGATCTCGACGTCGGGTCAGAGACGTCGTCGGCGCGGCCAATCATCCGGCTGGTGGATCACATCATCGCCGAGGGGATCTCGCAGCGGGCGAGCGATATCCACCTGGAGATGCAGGAAAAGGGCGTGCAGGTGACGCTGCGCGTCGACGGCGTGCTGCGGCCGACGATGTTGTTGCCGCGCGCGGTGGGCATCCCGCTCGTGTCTCGCATCAAGATCATGTCCGGGCTCGACATCGCCGATCGGCTCCGGCCGCAGGACGGGCGGGCACGGGTCTCGGTGAGTGGTCGGCGCGTTGACCTCCGGGTGTCGACGCTGCCCGCGTCGACGGGAGAAAAGGTCGTCGTCCGCATCCTCGATGCCGGGTCCACCGTGCTCGAACTGGGTGCGCTTGGTATCAGTCAGGCCGATCTCGCCCAGATCCAGCACCTGATCAACCTGCGCGAGGGCATCATCCTCGTCACCGGCCCGACGGGGTCCGGCAAGACGACCACGCTGTACGCCGCGCTGCGCACCATCCAGCAGCGCGGCGTGAACATCGTGACGGTCGAGGATCCCGTCGAATACAAGCTCAACGGCATCGTGCAGGTGCAGGTCAACGAGAAGGCGGGGCTGACCTTTGCGGCCGCGCTGCGCTCGATCCTGCGACAGGATCCCGACGTGGTGCTCGTGGGCGAGATTCGCGACCGGGAGACGGCGGGCATCGCCATCCAGGCGTCGCTGACCGGTCACCTGGTGCTGTCGACCCTGCACACGATCGACGCGGCGACGACGGTCTCACGCCTGCTCGACATCGGCATCGAGTCCTACAAGCTCGGCGCCGCGATCAAGGGCATCGTGGCGCAACGCCTGCTGCGCCGACTGTGCCCGAACTGCCGCAAACCGCACACCGAGCCGCTGTCGGCACGCCTGCGCCGCCACGTGCCGGACGGCGCGACGTTGTTCAAGGCGGCCGGCTGTCACGAGTGCAACAACACGGGCTATCGCGGACGCCTTGCGCTCATGGAAGTCCTCGTTGCGGACGCCGAGGTCGAGCGCCGTATCTCGGCGGGTGAGAGCGCCGAACGCATCGCCGCCGCGGCCCGGGAAGGCATGGCGATGCGTTCGCTCTGGCAGTCCGGCATCGACCACGTCGTCGAAGGCAACACCGACCTGGACGAATTGCTGCGCGTCGTCGAGGTGCCGATCGAATCCGGACCACCCCGCCCGACGCCGCACTCCGTCCTGTCGGTGCCGACTCCCACGCCGACGGGCAAGGCACCGCTGGGCTCGGCACGAAACGGGCGGCCCACGCCGGCTCCGGGAACGCTAACGGCCCCGGTCGAAGCGGCCTTCGAGCTCATCGACGACATTCCAGCCGCGCCGCGCCGAAGTGGACAGCCCACCGTGCTCCTCGTCGAGGACGAACAGCACCTGCGGCACGTACTCAAGGAAATGCTCGAACGGGACGGATTCACGGTTATCGAGGCGGCCGACGGAATCCAGGCGCTCGAGGAGGTCGATCATGCCTCGCCAGACGCGGTAGTGCTGGACCTCAACCTGCCCCGTCTCGACGGGTTCGGCGTGCTGGCCCGCCTGCGCTCCCGACGCCCCACCGCAGGCCTTCCGGTCATTGTGCTCACGGCTGCGACCGATGAGGACAACGAGGTCCGGGTCTTTGATGGCGGCGCCACCGACTTCCTGTCCAAGCCGTTCCGCCCACGCGCACTGTCCGCCCGCCTGCGAGCGCACATCAAAGCGCGTCGATCGTAA
- a CDS encoding HPF/RaiA family ribosome-associated protein — MPQKRIPLVEHVPKTLKRGNRTAAPGIPANIRVDGLTLDESDRDYIRRRLGEKLGRYAGSVERISVRLRDINGPRGGVDVRCRIKVVLSGLPSIVVEQQNTAFRPALTEALASVERAVRRTLQRKRTRPLRAKQ, encoded by the coding sequence ATGCCGCAGAAACGAATTCCACTCGTCGAGCACGTGCCGAAGACCCTCAAACGCGGGAATCGCACAGCCGCGCCGGGGATTCCGGCAAACATCAGGGTTGATGGCCTCACCCTCGATGAGAGCGACCGCGACTACATCCGGAGAAGGCTTGGTGAGAAGCTCGGACGATATGCGGGGTCCGTCGAGCGCATCTCGGTCCGATTGCGCGACATCAACGGTCCTCGTGGTGGCGTTGATGTACGCTGCCGCATCAAGGTCGTTCTGAGCGGCCTGCCGAGCATCGTCGTCGAGCAACAGAACACTGCCTTTCGACCCGCGCTCACGGAAGCGCTGGCCAGTGTCGAGCGAGCGGTGCGACGCACGCTGCAGCGTAAGCGCACGCGACCCCTGCGCGCCAAGCAATAG
- a CDS encoding RagB/SusD family nutrient uptake outer membrane protein produces the protein MTNSSYAAARRTRGAIRSGVLLLSLATGLGACNSIFEVENPNQLKEADLANAAAAAAIANGALATVANGYSASLLPQTVISDELKWVGSYDSGRELMFGGVTNARNEFMMGGFPTMAQGRWMADEAIARLEAFDKAGQLANRDDLARSYIYAAIAYTSIADMWEDFTLSDRRTPGPALGSAGMVKLYDTAIAYLDKAVTIARARKSASIEVAAMAVRAKARHGKAVRSLLAPRKTPANGLVNDAAAVADARQFFTLNTEPDYKYRFKFSATTVASTLGAWVNERREFRIGDAYVVPDATDKQVGRVRFLDPITGQVDPAISGIIDEFKVSRQYGPLTVVSARELHLIIAEAALAAGDAATAVSEMNAVRALDNLPAYNPAVHTTITPRDLLLHERRANLLLQGRRLLDMYRFGVTSPQWQSASDAVRTPGILLPIADVERLANCYLNGSC, from the coding sequence ATGACCAATTCTTCATACGCTGCGGCTCGCCGCACCCGAGGCGCCATTCGTTCTGGCGTCCTGCTCCTTTCCCTCGCCACGGGGCTGGGCGCGTGCAACAGTATCTTCGAAGTCGAGAACCCCAACCAGCTCAAGGAAGCCGACCTGGCCAACGCCGCCGCGGCCGCCGCGATCGCCAACGGCGCCCTCGCAACCGTTGCGAATGGATATTCGGCATCGCTGCTCCCGCAGACGGTGATCTCCGACGAACTGAAGTGGGTCGGGAGCTACGACTCGGGACGTGAGCTCATGTTCGGCGGCGTGACCAATGCGCGCAACGAGTTCATGATGGGCGGCTTTCCAACCATGGCGCAGGGACGGTGGATGGCCGACGAGGCCATCGCGCGCCTGGAGGCCTTCGACAAGGCGGGGCAGCTGGCCAACCGCGACGACCTGGCCCGGTCGTATATCTACGCGGCCATCGCCTACACGTCGATTGCCGACATGTGGGAGGATTTCACACTCTCCGATCGCCGCACGCCGGGGCCGGCGCTCGGCTCCGCCGGGATGGTGAAGCTGTACGACACCGCGATCGCGTACCTCGACAAAGCCGTAACGATCGCACGCGCCAGGAAGAGCGCGTCCATCGAGGTGGCCGCCATGGCGGTCCGGGCCAAGGCGCGCCACGGCAAGGCGGTGCGCTCCCTGCTCGCGCCGCGGAAGACGCCGGCCAACGGTCTCGTGAATGATGCGGCGGCGGTCGCCGACGCCCGGCAGTTCTTCACGCTGAACACTGAACCCGACTACAAGTACCGTTTCAAGTTCTCCGCCACCACCGTGGCCAGCACGCTCGGTGCATGGGTCAACGAACGACGCGAGTTCCGGATCGGCGATGCGTACGTCGTCCCCGATGCCACGGACAAGCAGGTCGGACGCGTCCGTTTCCTCGATCCCATCACCGGACAGGTGGACCCTGCCATCAGCGGGATCATCGACGAGTTCAAGGTGAGTCGCCAGTACGGCCCACTTACCGTCGTGTCGGCGCGCGAGCTGCACCTGATCATCGCAGAGGCCGCGCTGGCCGCCGGGGACGCCGCGACCGCCGTGTCTGAAATGAATGCGGTGCGTGCGCTCGACAACCTGCCGGCCTACAACCCTGCAGTACACACGACCATCACGCCGCGCGACCTCCTGCTGCACGAGCGTCGCGCGAACCTGCTGCTCCAGGGACGCAGGCTGCTCGATATGTACCGCTTCGGCGTGACGTCGCCGCAGTGGCAGAGCGCCTCGGATGCCGTGCGCACCCCGGGGATCCTCCTCCCCATCGCTGACGTAGAGCGGCTCGCGAACTGCTATCTCAATGGATCGTGCTGA
- a CDS encoding SusC/RagA family TonB-linked outer membrane protein: MTRWLSNLLRSVGATACMALTASVAQAQATGTVVGTITEVSTDRPLNAISVVLVGTGRGTQTNELGQFRLLSVPAGPASVQIRGLGYRSVTRQITVQAGDTARLTVALEATALQLDVVVVSGAGAQTEKRKLGNTVATIGSNQLESAPVKTVSEVLQGREPGVIAMPGGGLVGEGAKIRIRGGASLSQSNEPIIYVDGVRMDNSGGMGPGVGQNGGSPSRLDDINPESIERIEVLKGAAAATLYGTEASSGVIQIFTKRGSVGAPRYDLHIEGGASSYPHVYEPHAGFARTQTQADALTAFWKQPITPFKPFTVDLESMMYETGNFQTYSASVAGGAQQVNYFMGGRYETENGPFGGRQWGPASDVAQRKQANGSLTMFPAEKMLMRLNSSYVESHTETPDNNNNIYGTLAMLLLSKPELANAKNPTGAGAFTTVREAMQRRNYGDVRRFGGSFNANYRPLTSIALDATVGVDIVDQMGTRMLPFGWNVDGYANADVKGLRTASNRHNRDLSFEGKGTWDTKLSSNLTSAMVVGAQLFSSQLNSSYGTGNEFPGPGIEVTGAGAIQTTWEQFLQQVSAGVFAQEQFGWKDFAFLTVGARYDKHSAFGESAGGAFYPKVSLSVVPTDIGGWSVPGISTLRLRAAIGKSGLQPGAFDKYTTFVPQASEAGAGLRPGNLGNPDLRPEASTEWEGGFEVGTLRDRLALEVTYWNRAVKDALVARQFPPSGGFSNPQLDNIGQMKAHGLELGIKADVMKRSRMSLDLFANAAYLHQEVTDLGGAPAIKISGSYARYVNWIRQGYAPGAFFAPTSMPVEYPISVGAGCTPSTRDALLTYFSQPRSPDAINVLAAKCGQTDNTSYIGKPFPDWSGSFGGRFTFLRNLRLETMLEFRTGNYWVHDLTGAFRRNHGLIGRNSLQAAEIEATLTNPTSTAEQRLEAARVWATQMKGLTPLDGLNEIHEADFIRWRELSLTWDAPRHLVRSIGGRTLAITFAGRNLGIMTRYPGADPEMNALGRGASTSELVNNFQEGINAWGLPMPRRFSLSARVGF; the protein is encoded by the coding sequence ATGACGCGATGGTTGTCCAATTTGCTCCGGTCCGTCGGCGCGACAGCGTGCATGGCGCTGACGGCGTCGGTCGCACAGGCCCAGGCCACGGGCACGGTGGTCGGCACGATCACCGAGGTAAGTACAGATCGCCCGCTCAATGCCATCTCCGTCGTTCTCGTAGGCACGGGGCGCGGCACGCAGACGAACGAGTTGGGGCAGTTTCGTCTGCTCAGTGTTCCGGCGGGCCCAGCCTCGGTGCAGATACGCGGGCTGGGCTATCGCTCGGTGACGCGGCAGATCACCGTACAGGCCGGCGACACGGCCCGCCTCACTGTCGCGCTCGAGGCCACGGCGCTGCAGCTGGACGTGGTGGTGGTCAGCGGCGCCGGCGCGCAGACCGAAAAGCGCAAGCTCGGCAACACGGTCGCCACCATCGGGTCCAATCAGCTCGAATCGGCGCCGGTGAAGACGGTGTCGGAGGTGCTGCAGGGCCGTGAGCCAGGCGTGATCGCGATGCCGGGGGGCGGGCTGGTGGGCGAAGGAGCCAAGATTCGCATTCGCGGCGGTGCCAGCCTCTCGCAGTCCAACGAACCGATCATCTATGTCGACGGCGTTCGAATGGACAACTCGGGCGGGATGGGGCCTGGGGTCGGCCAGAACGGCGGAAGTCCGTCGCGTCTCGACGATATCAACCCGGAGTCGATCGAGCGCATCGAAGTGCTGAAGGGGGCCGCTGCGGCGACGCTCTACGGTACCGAGGCGTCGAGCGGGGTCATCCAGATCTTCACCAAGCGCGGGAGCGTGGGGGCGCCGCGTTACGACCTGCACATCGAGGGGGGCGCCTCAAGCTACCCGCACGTGTACGAGCCGCACGCGGGCTTCGCCCGCACGCAGACGCAGGCCGACGCGCTCACCGCCTTCTGGAAGCAGCCGATCACCCCGTTCAAGCCGTTCACGGTCGACCTGGAATCGATGATGTACGAGACGGGGAACTTCCAGACCTACTCCGCCTCCGTGGCCGGCGGCGCGCAGCAGGTGAACTACTTCATGGGGGGACGATACGAGACGGAGAACGGCCCCTTCGGCGGCCGTCAGTGGGGACCGGCGTCGGACGTGGCGCAGCGCAAACAGGCCAACGGATCCCTGACGATGTTCCCGGCCGAGAAGATGCTCATGCGGCTCAACTCGAGCTACGTCGAGTCGCACACCGAAACGCCCGACAACAACAACAACATCTACGGCACGCTCGCGATGCTCCTCCTCAGCAAGCCGGAGCTCGCCAACGCGAAGAACCCGACCGGTGCCGGCGCCTTCACCACCGTGCGCGAAGCGATGCAGCGCCGCAACTACGGTGACGTGAGGCGCTTCGGCGGCTCGTTCAATGCGAACTACCGGCCACTCACCTCGATCGCGCTCGATGCCACCGTCGGGGTCGACATCGTCGACCAGATGGGAACGCGCATGCTTCCCTTCGGCTGGAACGTCGATGGTTACGCCAACGCCGACGTGAAGGGGCTGCGGACGGCAAGCAACCGCCACAACCGCGACCTGAGCTTCGAAGGCAAGGGAACCTGGGACACCAAGCTCTCATCGAACCTCACCTCGGCGATGGTCGTGGGGGCGCAGCTCTTCTCCTCGCAGCTCAATTCCAGCTATGGCACGGGGAACGAATTCCCCGGGCCCGGCATCGAGGTCACCGGTGCCGGTGCCATCCAGACCACGTGGGAACAGTTCCTTCAGCAGGTCAGCGCCGGCGTCTTTGCGCAGGAGCAGTTCGGATGGAAGGACTTCGCTTTCCTCACCGTAGGCGCGCGCTACGACAAGCACAGTGCCTTCGGCGAGAGCGCGGGGGGTGCGTTCTATCCCAAGGTCAGCCTCTCGGTGGTTCCGACTGACATTGGTGGATGGTCTGTGCCGGGCATCTCGACTCTGCGACTGCGTGCGGCGATCGGAAAGTCCGGGCTGCAGCCGGGCGCCTTCGACAAGTACACGACCTTCGTCCCCCAGGCCTCCGAAGCCGGCGCCGGACTTCGGCCTGGCAACCTCGGTAACCCGGATCTGAGGCCGGAAGCCTCGACCGAGTGGGAAGGCGGATTCGAGGTGGGGACGTTGCGCGATCGCCTCGCCCTCGAGGTGACATACTGGAATCGCGCGGTCAAGGATGCGCTGGTCGCGCGCCAGTTCCCGCCGTCGGGTGGCTTCAGCAATCCGCAGCTCGACAACATCGGCCAGATGAAGGCGCACGGCCTCGAGCTCGGCATCAAGGCCGACGTCATGAAGCGGAGCCGCATGTCACTCGACCTGTTCGCGAATGCCGCCTACCTGCATCAGGAGGTCACCGACCTGGGCGGGGCGCCGGCCATCAAGATCAGCGGATCGTACGCGCGCTACGTCAACTGGATTCGACAGGGATACGCGCCTGGCGCGTTCTTCGCCCCCACCAGTATGCCGGTGGAGTATCCGATCAGCGTGGGCGCCGGCTGCACGCCCTCCACGCGCGATGCCCTCCTCACCTACTTCTCGCAGCCACGCAGTCCTGATGCGATCAACGTTCTGGCTGCCAAGTGCGGCCAGACCGATAACACGAGCTACATCGGCAAGCCGTTCCCCGATTGGTCCGGCTCGTTCGGTGGGCGCTTCACCTTCCTGCGCAACCTCCGCCTGGAGACGATGCTGGAGTTCCGAACGGGGAACTACTGGGTACACGACCTCACGGGGGCCTTCCGCCGCAACCATGGACTCATCGGGCGCAACTCGCTGCAGGCGGCCGAAATCGAGGCGACGCTGACCAACCCAACGAGCACCGCCGAACAGCGGCTCGAGGCAGCGCGTGTGTGGGCGACACAGATGAAAGGACTCACGCCACTCGACGGGTTGAACGAGATCCACGAGGCCGACTTCATCCGATGGCGCGAGCTGAGCCTCACGTGGGACGCTCCGCGTCACCTGGTTCGGAGCATTGGAGGTCGGACGCTCGCCATCACCTTCGCGGGCCGTAACCTTGGCATCATGACGCGCTATCCGGGGGCCGATCCGGAAATGAACGCGCTCGGACGTGGCGCGTCGACTAGCGAACTCGTAAACAACTTCCAGGAAGGAATCAACGCGTGGGGACTTCCGATGCCGCGACGCTTCAGTCTCTCCGCCCGTGTGGGCTTCTGA
- a CDS encoding NUDIX domain-containing protein: MTELKVGVVDVFVVDPRPPMRLLLVRRAEGARCPGAWEVVHGRIESGERPEQAAVREVLEEVGLPVMRLYNVLCHPFYLHRLATVQVAVAFAAFVDAEIPIRLSAEHDRYEWLTVEQAVARASWPRTRQGMAEVQALLSGGDAGPVEDVLRVV; the protein is encoded by the coding sequence GTGACGGAACTCAAGGTCGGCGTCGTGGACGTCTTTGTGGTGGATCCTCGACCACCCATGCGCCTGCTCCTCGTCCGAAGGGCAGAAGGAGCGCGGTGCCCCGGGGCGTGGGAGGTTGTTCACGGGCGCATCGAATCCGGAGAACGGCCCGAGCAGGCAGCGGTCCGAGAGGTGCTGGAGGAGGTCGGCCTTCCGGTGATGCGCCTGTACAACGTGCTCTGCCACCCGTTCTATCTTCATCGCCTGGCCACCGTGCAGGTTGCGGTCGCATTCGCCGCGTTCGTCGATGCGGAGATCCCCATTCGCCTGTCAGCCGAACACGACCGCTACGAATGGCTGACGGTGGAGCAGGCCGTGGCACGCGCGTCGTGGCCGCGAACTCGGCAGGGCATGGCTGAGGTGCAGGCGCTGCTCAGCGGAGGCGACGCCGGGCCGGTCGAGGACGTGCTGCGTGTCGTCTGA
- a CDS encoding YihA family ribosome biogenesis GTP-binding protein, translating into MSGDGTTTDPLVIRHLAFLGGMAVSGGWRPDALLPEIAFAGRSNVGKSSLLNTIVRRKAFARVSRTPGRTQEVNFFEVNKSFVIVDLPGYGYARVARDKRHAWQGLMDAYLRHTTQLRGVVALLDARREPSADDLDLLEYLADLEVPTLVAITKVDKLGAASRREALRVIERVTGLDADQMVPCSAHTGEGRTEIAEAMMSLLDAPAWRGTVG; encoded by the coding sequence ATGAGCGGCGACGGTACCACGACGGATCCCCTGGTCATCCGACACCTCGCCTTTCTTGGTGGCATGGCGGTGAGCGGCGGCTGGCGACCCGACGCTCTGCTCCCCGAGATCGCGTTCGCAGGACGCAGCAACGTTGGCAAATCTTCGTTGCTCAACACCATCGTGCGTCGCAAGGCGTTTGCCCGCGTGAGTCGCACGCCCGGCCGCACGCAGGAGGTGAACTTCTTTGAAGTGAACAAGAGCTTCGTGATCGTCGACCTGCCGGGGTATGGCTATGCTCGCGTGGCCCGGGACAAGCGCCACGCATGGCAGGGACTGATGGACGCCTACCTCCGCCACACCACGCAATTGCGCGGAGTGGTGGCACTCCTCGACGCGCGACGCGAGCCCTCCGCCGACGACCTCGACCTGCTCGAGTACCTCGCTGACCTGGAAGTGCCCACCCTCGTCGCCATCACCAAGGTCGACAAACTCGGCGCAGCGTCTCGACGCGAAGCCCTGCGGGTGATCGAACGCGTCACCGGCCTCGACGCCGACCAGATGGTGCCCTGCAGCGCGCACACCGGCGAGGGCCGCACGGAGATCGCCGAGGCGATGATGTCGCTCCTGGACGCGCCAGCGTGGCGCGGGACCGTCGGATGA